The nucleotide window GCGACTTCTTGTTGTCACGGGCAGCGTTACCGGCAAGTTCAAGAATCTCGGCAGCCAGGTACTCGAGAACGGCGGCGAGGTAGACTAGCAGTACGCAAAAGAAGATTTATAGAGGATACCTCGGTCAGTCGGATTGATCAACGCAGACGGAGGAAGATCGAAAGATGCAGATACATACCAggagcaccagcaccgacaCGCTGAGCGTAGTTGCCCTTTCGCAAGAGACGGTGGATACGACCGACGGGGAACTGGAGACCAGCCTTGGCCGATCGGGACTGGGCCTTGGAAGAGGCGTCACCAGCCTTGCCACCAGACTTGCCACCGGAAGACATTGTTGCTAAGATAGATAGAGGGGGGGTTGTTTGTAAAAACGGGTTGGGATAAGGCTTGAGGAGTGAATAGTCGATGGGAAGACAGAAGAAGAGAGGAGAGGGGAAACCAACGATGATACAGCCGGTTCGGACAAGGGTTTTATCGTCTTGGGGGACGTGCTNNNNNNNNNNNNNNNNNNNNNNNNNNNNNNNNNNNNNNNNNNNNNNNNNNNNNNNNNNNNNNNNNNNNNNNNNNNNNNNNNNNNNNNNNNNNNNNNNNNNTTGGGGGACGTGCTCAGCGAGCACGCTGAGGATGCATTGGGCAGACTGGCAGCTCAGCAGTCTCCCTT belongs to Mycosarcoma maydis chromosome 3, whole genome shotgun sequence and includes:
- a CDS encoding putative histone H2A, with the protein product MSSGGKSGGKAGDASSKAQSRSAKAGLQFPVGRIHRLLRKGNYAQRVGAGAPVYLAAVLEYLAAEILELAGNAARDNKKSRIIPRHLQLAIRNDEELNKLLGGVTISQGGVLPFIQSELLPAKSGKPKKAGGSQDI